The segment AAAGTCTTGTTATGCGATTACAAAACTATTTTAGGCCTCGTACAGagtagaacatttcgacgaacggcgatcggaacggatttgtgctatttccagattttccaaagaaatacagaaattgTTGGCAGTTAATTGAGTTGTAATttcaggtctgtacgaagcattttaaggacatcagattcgagattaaatgacttgaatttttggagtcgttatgacatttcgacgaacggcgccacgaacgccgccgcgcgcatttcggcGCGCACGAACCCGAGCGGGTGGTACTTACAAATCTGTCGGGACGGGAATTTTTCTTGGGATCGGAATCCCgaaaattcacgggaaacccgaaTATTCTCGGAAAAAATGTATCGTAGAATCATATAAAGACGAACattcatctccaaaaattcaagtcatttaatctcgaatctgatgtccttaaaatgcttcgtacagacctgaacattaCAACTCGATaaactgccaacattttctgtatttctttgtgtagtatacgccgctgcagctcccatagttgttcgcaagaaaatctggaaatagcacaaatccgttccgatcgccgttcgtcgaaatgtgcgGTTCGCGGcgctgttcgtcgaaatgttctagtctgtacgaggcCTTACGCGTCGAAACTTTTCCGCTGGTTTGCatagaaaaatattgaattcgTTTTACCGTTGCGGAGTTCGGTGCTATTTGTAATAGTCTTGTCGGGCCTACACCACTTTGCATCACGTACGCTAACCGGGGAGCGTTCATattattctaaaaaaaaaatcaatttacaaCGAACATTCACATCGTACCGATTGTCAATAACCACGTATTATTTGTTTACATACTACTAAGGCAGTAGGTGTCGGTTGGCTAGCAGGTTGTACTACTCTTATACTAGGAGGTTGATTCGTTATAGCTACATTTCCAGGGATTGTTTGGATTACCCTTTGGAAACAGGTTTGTGTTTTTTGTGCTAAACTGATCTGCTGTTCAGTTATTGTGTTTGTAACTACCGGTGTACTGGTAGCACCTGCAAATGATAAagtttttcttgaaaatatcACGTATACATATTTACGAAACAGTATCATAAgcgtttaatactttttaattgaTTGTGGTAATTTATTCGGTAATATTTCTTATACCTTTACTTTTCTCTTCTTCGTCCGTCAGATCTATCAGATCATTTGTCCTCGGTTTAGCGATATTCACTGTGGTATTCTGACGACTCAGTTGATTCGAGAACTTCCCGTTTAGAACTATAGTTTGTTGTGGTTGTTGTGGCGGCAGTGGCGACTACAATAAGTATAAAAATAGATGTTTGTGTCACGATATGATTGAAGCGAGATGTACAAGTACAATAACAAACATTGTAAGTACTTACACTGGATATCATTTGTTGAACGTTAGATTGATTCGGTAATTGTAAAGAATGCTGTGCCTCCATCGGCTTAGCTACAACTAAAGCTGCAGGAGTTACGGTAGGCATAATGTTTGGAGATTGAGTATGACTTTGCGATACCGCAACACTCGGAGCCGGTACTGTTTCAATTCGCCTCGGAGGTCTCACTTTCACTCCCCTTCTTGGACTTGTTGAAATGTTAAGAGGAGCTTCGGGGGCAGACGTATTTAACGGAGTACTATTGTTGCTTGGAACGTTCGCCGCGGATTTGATAGCAGCGTTCTGTTGTAATTGCCGCAAACACTGCATTCCATGGTCCTACTCAAGAGTAATAGTTAATCATAATGTCCAGCAATAATTAGAAATCGTGTAAGAAATAATTGTTTTGGTGTATACCGTTATAAAGTTAACTTGTAATCCGACGGATCTATTGATTTTAATCGGCGGGACAGGTTTGTCGTTATTAGCACGCCGATCTGCAGCGTTGCGACTTAAAACCATCTCGAAATCCTTGATTTGCTTGGCCATTTGTTGACATTTTGCGCGCGTTACCTCCTGGTTTCTTTCCGATATACGCGCTTGTTCTCTCAATTTTCCGATTTCGTCGCGCATTGTAAtcgtttcaacaattttttgtaTCAGAAGTTCTTCTAGTTCCTTAAAGAATTTATCAGTATAAGAATGTATTCGACTAATATTAGTAACTCTGAAATTCGAATATTTTCAACGTACTTCCTGTTTCAATTTCGGCAATTTCTCCTTGAAATCTCTTTGGAAAAATTTGTTAACATAATCGAGTTGCTTAATATTTTCGGAATCATTCTCTTTCGACGATAATTCGTCGGACAACGAGTCGTTgtttattttgattttctttacaCTACCATTCACTATTATATTATCCAGATCGGAACAGCTACGTTTTAAAGACGGCGGGGATAGAGATCGTGCATCTTGATTTACCTTATGATTAATAATTACAAACTTTTCTGAACTATCGCTAGACTCCAAATCACTGTCGTGATTCAAGAATTTCTTTCGTATGATTTCTTCCGCATTCTTGGCAGTTTTTCTCTTTTGCCTTCCACTTTCTCTAACTGTAACAAAATATCGTAATAGCAACTATATCATTAAAACAAACATTGAATAATTACGATTAAACGACTATAGATCCATACGTGTAAAGAGCAACATAATCTTATCTCCGTAAGAGTCATAGATGCCCAATAACGACGCATAGCACAAATCAACATTTCAGGAAAAAACTTCCATGCATAATCAAAATCCATTAATCACCAATAGAATTTTAGTTATCAAAATTTATTGCCTAAAAAAAAGTGTACTACACTCTCTCTGTGAGAGTGTACACATTCTCAGACATGCATTTTGATTGTCGGTTTGATTTCGTAAATAGTTACAAGTTGAAGGAGTGAGAACAAAAAAAATGAATATGAaagatttctttaaatttaacGATATCGTTTGATAATACATTCCAATTTCTTCGACAAATGACAAAGAAGAATTGaatattagactgcagattttatgcatttatgacaaaaatgggtacatacaatttaaaacagtggacatgttaaaaatatttaagggcatcgatgtattagtttcaccttgataagataattaaaagaagaatgaatttgtcatttggctcctgtgtcttgcaatcaatgcgaacattttcttatttttcataaagatctgcattctaattataatagaagAAACATGCAATGTATACTGTATAATATTTGTATGATACAATGTTGAAAGAAGATGCAAAAGAAAGCAAGCTAGCAATATAGAAATAAATCTGAATTCTACAATTCTTAAGATCAGTCATGTAaagggcgacgctggctcgaaaaacacatgttgctgctacTCCATTGTCGGAGCGGATGTGGTGGGGACTGTCTTACTGAGCAAGAGAAggtgagaagcagcaacatgtgtttctcgagccagcgtcgcccaggtctgacGTAAAGCATGCCCTACCTTGCTTATCTTCTTCCGAAACAGCTTCTTGTGCTGCCGCGATCATTTTTTTTGTTCGCCTTCTCCTTCTTTGAGTATTTACGGGAACTTCAACCTTTTTCTCACTAACATCACTATCGATTACTTTAGTAGCGAGACCTAATGAATCGTTTCGCAATTCAACGCTAGATAAATCAGTTTCGTCCAATGTGGATACCTTGTTTTCAGTTTGTGCCGAGCAATTTATTATAGGGCTCCCTTTGTTTACAGATTTTACGTTCTCCTCGGTGACGCTATCATTTTGTTCCTGAAGCTTAGTATTACTTAGACGATCATCAGAAACAAGTAGTTCGAGCAATTTAGAATTTGTACTATTATCACTATAATTGAGTCCATCTTTATCACATGTTTCGCCATTAACAAGTGGCTCaactattgtattattttctttcGCTTCGATTTCCTTATTACCTTCTCTGATATTTCGATCGTCTAGTATAGCATCATCCGTCTTGGGGCTATGAGTTTCAACGATTTCATTCGATTGCGTATCTTGTATAGACGTGTTATTGGTATCCGTTAAAATTTCTTCTTCGTGGCTCGTCACTTCCTCGATTACTATTAATTCATCATTATTTTTTGTACTCTCTTCGAGCGGCTGATTTTCACTTATTTCTATTGTTTCCATAATTTCTATACACTGCTGATTTGCAATAACTTCATTATCCTTCGCTTCACAAGCCTGTTTGGTTTCTTTGCTTTCATCCAGATCTAATTTGGCTGTGGCATTatcctttttattattttcattatccGCTTCAATAAATTCTACGTCTTCGTCGTCAGACCAACTTTTACGGCCATCGGTTAATAACTTTGCCAGTATATTAAAATTACTAGAACTCTGTGAACCGTTGCAATCTAACTGTTCGTTACCTGTGTCAGTATTTTCTTTCTTCGCATTACCTTCTTTAGTTTCATTTTGGGGAGTTGTTAAAGGACTTTTAATTTCTTTGTTAGAGGACTCATTTACCATGTCAgttttaataaatacattatttttacattccgcatcattaTCTTCCGATTCCGCGTCGTTATTTTTCGATTCCGCATCATTATCTTTAGATTCCGCATCGTTATTTCTAGATTCCGCATCGTTATCTTTCGATTCCGCATCATTATCCTTACATTCCGCATCGGACAGATTTTCCGAATTTCCGTGGGCATTTCTCGTTTCATTTCCCAGCTTCGTAGAATCTTTAACACGATCGTTGTCGGCAACAATTCCTTTCTTTAAATCTCCAATGTTATTATCGTCCGAGATTTCAATCGATGATTTACTCGAATCATCGTTGTTCTGCTCGTTACCGATTGGAGTTTTATCAACTAATTCACGATTTATTTCAATGTCATTTTTAACAGCACGGCTTTCATCCTTGATGCTGGTGTCAGCTTCAGTTCTTGAAGATATGTTTGCATCTGAAGGAGATATAACATTTTGGTAAACATCACTCTTAGCATTAAATCTCTTCGTAGGAGAAGGTTTGAAAGTTCTCATTTCTTCTCTATAATCTttacacttgttaaatgaattaaacattCCGTTGCCTCTTCTTTGTTTAAAAGGAACGAATGCATTGTGAAATCTAGTATTGTAATCGTATGGATTTCGAAATTGTCCTCTAGGTGCCGAATACCAATGTCTGACATAAGGAAAATGATAGGGAAACTCATAATTTGGCCATGGATAGCGAGGCATGACATTAATGGACATTAGTGGCCTCGTCAATCCATTTCGATTTCTTTTGGTATCCTTTGCACGACGTGTTAATACTTTGTCACCCATCGAAACATTACCTGAACGAAGTTCCTCTTCCATTCTTTTCCTCGAAGGAGATGTGtcattcttcgtttcatttttttcagGAACAGCAGAAGCTCGCACATCTTCATTTTTTCCAGATGTAACCTCTGCAATCCAAGTTAtcaaaaataaatgtttttctTATTGTACATATTATATACGATTGGTCGGCGAACTATCACGGAGATGCAATACTACATGTTAACGCTTCTACGTTCTATACGAATGTACAGAATAGCTTAGCTTAcccattttcataatttctggCTTATTTCCTTTTTTGTCTAAGACAGATGTTAAAATGTCATCTGGTTCAGCCTCATCGTCGGAAAATCTTAAACGCATACTATCATCCGACAGATCGTCGTCCACATCGTCACCTCCGTATAATAAttcatcttctttttctttcgatAATTCATCAATATGATGTGCATTGATACAAGACAACGAACGAATAGAATCAGTACTATGTACAGAATCACTTCTTAATGCCTCCATTGTAAAAAAAGGTAAGATATGCAAGAGACAGTGTGTCACAGGTCACCCATTTATCTCCAAAAATTAATATCTTTTGATCTGTAAGTGATCACTATGTATGAGATAATATTATTTCAGAGAATACCGtgtgtttaaaaatgttttcgaaTACATTAGTTTCAGATATAGTAAATATGTCAACAACAAATGTCttcgtttaattttttaattgattaatagatTTATACATAGTTTGCAAGATTACAAAACATATTTCGTACAGCATCGTGTGTTTGAtacaaaaaacttaaaaataaaattaatctttttaaattaattgtgTGGGATAACGTTATAAATAAAAGTTTTTTATTACAATACCATGTTTTGATATATTATCATAAAATTTTTGCAGTGTTTTCGAATAAATGATCGagcgagaaaaaaaagaaaaagggacACGCTT is part of the Lasioglossum baleicum chromosome 6, iyLasBale1, whole genome shotgun sequence genome and harbors:
- the Wde gene encoding fibronectin-III type domain-containing protein windei isoform X4, producing the protein MEALRSDSVHSTDSIRSLSCINAHHIDELSKEKEDELLYGGDDVDDDLSDDSMRLRFSDDEAEPDDILTSVLDKKGNKPEIMKMEVTSGKNEDVRASAVPEKNETKNDTSPSRKRMEEELRSGNVSMGDKVLTRRAKDTKRNRNGLTRPLMSINVMPRYPWPNYEFPYHFPYVRHWYSAPRGQFRNPYDYNTRFHNAFVPFKQRRGNGMFNSFNKCKDYREEMRTFKPSPTKRFNAKSDVYQNVISPSDANISSRTEADTSIKDESRAVKNDIEINRELVDKTPIGNEQNNDDSSKSSIEISDDNNIGDLKKGIVADNDRVKDSTKLGNETRNAHGNSENLSDAECKDNDAESKDNDAESRNNDAESKDNDAESKNNDAESEDNDAECKNNVFIKTDMVNESSNKEIKSPLTTPQNETKEGNAKKENTDTGNEQLDCNGSQSSSNFNILAKLLTDGRKSWSDDEDVEFIEADNENNKKDNATAKLDLDESKETKQACEAKDNEVIANQQCIEIMETIEISENQPLEESTKNNDELIVIEEVTSHEEEILTDTNNTSIQDTQSNEIVETHSPKTDDAILDDRNIREGNKEIEAKENNTIVEPLVNGETCDKDGLNYSDNSTNSKLLELLVSDDRLSNTKLQEQNDSVTEENVKSVNKGSPIINCSAQTENKVSTLDETDLSSVELRNDSLGLATKVIDSDVSEKKVEVPVNTQRRRRRTKKMIAAAQEAVSEEDKQVRESGRQKRKTAKNAEEIIRKKFLNHDSDLESSDSSEKFVIINHKVNQDARSLSPPSLKRSCSDLDNIIVNGSVKKIKINNDSLSDELSSKENDSENIKQLDYVNKFFQRDFKEKLPKLKQEELEELLIQKIVETITMRDEIGKLREQARISERNQEVTRAKCQQMAKQIKDFEMVLSRNAADRRANNDKPVPPIKINRSVGLQVNFITDHGMQCLRQLQQNAAIKSAANVPSNNSTPLNTSAPEAPLNISTSPRRGVKVRPPRRIETVPAPSVAVSQSHTQSPNIMPTVTPAALVVAKPMEAQHSLQLPNQSNVQQMISSSPLPPQQPQQTIVLNGKFSNQLSRQNTTVNIAKPRTNDLIDLTDEEEKSKGATSTPVVTNTITEQQISLAQKTQTCFQRVIQTIPGNVAITNQPPSIRVVQPASQPTPTALVNNMNAPRLAYVMQSGVGPTRLLQIAPNSATTLYF
- the Wde gene encoding fibronectin-III type domain-containing protein windei isoform X2 gives rise to the protein MEEELRSGNVSMGDKVLTRRAKDTKRNRNGLTRPLMSINVMPRYPWPNYEFPYHFPYVRHWYSAPRGQFRNPYDYNTRFHNAFVPFKQRRGNGMFNSFNKCKDYREEMRTFKPSPTKRFNAKSDVYQNVISPSDANISSRTEADTSIKDESRAVKNDIEINRELVDKTPIGNEQNNDDSSKSSIEISDDNNIGDLKKGIVADNDRVKDSTKLGNETRNAHGNSENLSDAECKDNDAESKDNDAESRNNDAESKDNDAESKNNDAESEDNDAECKNNVFIKTDMVNESSNKEIKSPLTTPQNETKEGNAKKENTDTGNEQLDCNGSQSSSNFNILAKLLTDGRKSWSDDEDVEFIEADNENNKKDNATAKLDLDESKETKQACEAKDNEVIANQQCIEIMETIEISENQPLEESTKNNDELIVIEEVTSHEEEILTDTNNTSIQDTQSNEIVETHSPKTDDAILDDRNIREGNKEIEAKENNTIVEPLVNGETCDKDGLNYSDNSTNSKLLELLVSDDRLSNTKLQEQNDSVTEENVKSVNKGSPIINCSAQTENKVSTLDETDLSSVELRNDSLGLATKVIDSDVSEKKVEVPVNTQRRRRRTKKMIAAAQEAVSEEDKQVRESGRQKRKTAKNAEEIIRKKFLNHDSDLESSDSSEKFVIINHKVNQDARSLSPPSLKRSCSDLDNIIVNGSVKKIKINNDSLSDELSSKENDSENIKQLDYVNKFFQRDFKEKLPKLKQEELEELLIQKIVETITMRDEIGKLREQARISERNQEVTRAKCQQMAKQIKDFEMVLSRNAADRRANNDKPVPPIKINRSVGLQVNFITDHGMQCLRQLQQNAAIKSAANVPSNNSTPLNTSAPEAPLNISTSPRRGVKVRPPRRIETVPAPSVAVSQSHTQSPNIMPTVTPAALVVAKPMEAQHSLQLPNQSNVQQMISSSPLPPQQPQQTIVLNGKFSNQLSRQNTTVNIAKPRTNDLIDLTDEEEKSKGATSTPVVTNTITEQQISLAQKTQTCFQRVIQTIPGNVAITNQPPSIRVVQPASQPTPTALVNNMNAPRLAYVMQSGVGPTRLLQIAPNSATIRPVTSCNRTSFPTLTYKTGISTVANGTVRVLTTAAPSNIQLSKHPAPLPDTRNYAMNNPAWKLPPPAPSLKISKVANGIVLSWNMNLSDKYADIVSYQLYAYQEVNGISAATSLWKKVGDVRALPLPMACTLTQFSEGNNYYFAVRAVDTHSRKGQYSTPGNISL
- the Wde gene encoding fibronectin-III type domain-containing protein windei isoform X3 produces the protein MEALRSDSVHSTDSIRSLSCINAHHIDELSKEKEDELLYGGDDVDDDLSDDSMRLRFSDDEAEPDDILTSVLDKKGNKPEIMKMEVTSGKNEDVRASAVPEKNETKNDTSPSRKRMEEELRSDANISSRTEADTSIKDESRAVKNDIEINRELVDKTPIGNEQNNDDSSKSSIEISDDNNIGDLKKGIVADNDRVKDSTKLGNETRNAHGNSENLSDAECKDNDAESKDNDAESRNNDAESKDNDAESKNNDAESEDNDAECKNNVFIKTDMVNESSNKEIKSPLTTPQNETKEGNAKKENTDTGNEQLDCNGSQSSSNFNILAKLLTDGRKSWSDDEDVEFIEADNENNKKDNATAKLDLDESKETKQACEAKDNEVIANQQCIEIMETIEISENQPLEESTKNNDELIVIEEVTSHEEEILTDTNNTSIQDTQSNEIVETHSPKTDDAILDDRNIREGNKEIEAKENNTIVEPLVNGETCDKDGLNYSDNSTNSKLLELLVSDDRLSNTKLQEQNDSVTEENVKSVNKGSPIINCSAQTENKVSTLDETDLSSVELRNDSLGLATKVIDSDVSEKKVEVPVNTQRRRRRTKKMIAAAQEAVSEEDKQVRESGRQKRKTAKNAEEIIRKKFLNHDSDLESSDSSEKFVIINHKVNQDARSLSPPSLKRSCSDLDNIIVNGSVKKIKINNDSLSDELSSKENDSENIKQLDYVNKFFQRDFKEKLPKLKQEELEELLIQKIVETITMRDEIGKLREQARISERNQEVTRAKCQQMAKQIKDFEMVLSRNAADRRANNDKPVPPIKINRSVGLQVNFITDHGMQCLRQLQQNAAIKSAANVPSNNSTPLNTSAPEAPLNISTSPRRGVKVRPPRRIETVPAPSVAVSQSHTQSPNIMPTVTPAALVVAKPMEAQHSLQLPNQSNVQQMISSSPLPPQQPQQTIVLNGKFSNQLSRQNTTVNIAKPRTNDLIDLTDEEEKSKGATSTPVVTNTITEQQISLAQKTQTCFQRVIQTIPGNVAITNQPPSIRVVQPASQPTPTALVNNMNAPRLAYVMQSGVGPTRLLQIAPNSATIRPVTSCNRTSFPTLTYKTGISTVANGTVRVLTTAAPSNIQLSKHPAPLPDTRNYAMNNPAWKLPPPAPSLKISKVANGIVLSWNMNLSDKYADIVSYQLYAYQEVNGISAATSLWKKVGDVRALPLPMACTLTQFSEGNNYYFAVRAVDTHSRKGQYSTPGNISL
- the Wde gene encoding fibronectin-III type domain-containing protein windei isoform X5, which translates into the protein MEEELRSDANISSRTEADTSIKDESRAVKNDIEINRELVDKTPIGNEQNNDDSSKSSIEISDDNNIGDLKKGIVADNDRVKDSTKLGNETRNAHGNSENLSDAECKDNDAESKDNDAESRNNDAESKDNDAESKNNDAESEDNDAECKNNVFIKTDMVNESSNKEIKSPLTTPQNETKEGNAKKENTDTGNEQLDCNGSQSSSNFNILAKLLTDGRKSWSDDEDVEFIEADNENNKKDNATAKLDLDESKETKQACEAKDNEVIANQQCIEIMETIEISENQPLEESTKNNDELIVIEEVTSHEEEILTDTNNTSIQDTQSNEIVETHSPKTDDAILDDRNIREGNKEIEAKENNTIVEPLVNGETCDKDGLNYSDNSTNSKLLELLVSDDRLSNTKLQEQNDSVTEENVKSVNKGSPIINCSAQTENKVSTLDETDLSSVELRNDSLGLATKVIDSDVSEKKVEVPVNTQRRRRRTKKMIAAAQEAVSEEDKQVRESGRQKRKTAKNAEEIIRKKFLNHDSDLESSDSSEKFVIINHKVNQDARSLSPPSLKRSCSDLDNIIVNGSVKKIKINNDSLSDELSSKENDSENIKQLDYVNKFFQRDFKEKLPKLKQEELEELLIQKIVETITMRDEIGKLREQARISERNQEVTRAKCQQMAKQIKDFEMVLSRNAADRRANNDKPVPPIKINRSVGLQVNFITDHGMQCLRQLQQNAAIKSAANVPSNNSTPLNTSAPEAPLNISTSPRRGVKVRPPRRIETVPAPSVAVSQSHTQSPNIMPTVTPAALVVAKPMEAQHSLQLPNQSNVQQMISSSPLPPQQPQQTIVLNGKFSNQLSRQNTTVNIAKPRTNDLIDLTDEEEKSKGATSTPVVTNTITEQQISLAQKTQTCFQRVIQTIPGNVAITNQPPSIRVVQPASQPTPTALVNNMNAPRLAYVMQSGVGPTRLLQIAPNSATIRPVTSCNRTSFPTLTYKTGISTVANGTVRVLTTAAPSNIQLSKHPAPLPDTRNYAMNNPAWKLPPPAPSLKISKVANGIVLSWNMNLSDKYADIVSYQLYAYQEVNGISAATSLWKKVGDVRALPLPMACTLTQFSEGNNYYFAVRAVDTHSRKGQYSTPGNISL
- the Wde gene encoding fibronectin-III type domain-containing protein windei isoform X1 — translated: MEALRSDSVHSTDSIRSLSCINAHHIDELSKEKEDELLYGGDDVDDDLSDDSMRLRFSDDEAEPDDILTSVLDKKGNKPEIMKMEVTSGKNEDVRASAVPEKNETKNDTSPSRKRMEEELRSGNVSMGDKVLTRRAKDTKRNRNGLTRPLMSINVMPRYPWPNYEFPYHFPYVRHWYSAPRGQFRNPYDYNTRFHNAFVPFKQRRGNGMFNSFNKCKDYREEMRTFKPSPTKRFNAKSDVYQNVISPSDANISSRTEADTSIKDESRAVKNDIEINRELVDKTPIGNEQNNDDSSKSSIEISDDNNIGDLKKGIVADNDRVKDSTKLGNETRNAHGNSENLSDAECKDNDAESKDNDAESRNNDAESKDNDAESKNNDAESEDNDAECKNNVFIKTDMVNESSNKEIKSPLTTPQNETKEGNAKKENTDTGNEQLDCNGSQSSSNFNILAKLLTDGRKSWSDDEDVEFIEADNENNKKDNATAKLDLDESKETKQACEAKDNEVIANQQCIEIMETIEISENQPLEESTKNNDELIVIEEVTSHEEEILTDTNNTSIQDTQSNEIVETHSPKTDDAILDDRNIREGNKEIEAKENNTIVEPLVNGETCDKDGLNYSDNSTNSKLLELLVSDDRLSNTKLQEQNDSVTEENVKSVNKGSPIINCSAQTENKVSTLDETDLSSVELRNDSLGLATKVIDSDVSEKKVEVPVNTQRRRRRTKKMIAAAQEAVSEEDKQVRESGRQKRKTAKNAEEIIRKKFLNHDSDLESSDSSEKFVIINHKVNQDARSLSPPSLKRSCSDLDNIIVNGSVKKIKINNDSLSDELSSKENDSENIKQLDYVNKFFQRDFKEKLPKLKQEELEELLIQKIVETITMRDEIGKLREQARISERNQEVTRAKCQQMAKQIKDFEMVLSRNAADRRANNDKPVPPIKINRSVGLQVNFITDHGMQCLRQLQQNAAIKSAANVPSNNSTPLNTSAPEAPLNISTSPRRGVKVRPPRRIETVPAPSVAVSQSHTQSPNIMPTVTPAALVVAKPMEAQHSLQLPNQSNVQQMISSSPLPPQQPQQTIVLNGKFSNQLSRQNTTVNIAKPRTNDLIDLTDEEEKSKGATSTPVVTNTITEQQISLAQKTQTCFQRVIQTIPGNVAITNQPPSIRVVQPASQPTPTALVNNMNAPRLAYVMQSGVGPTRLLQIAPNSATIRPVTSCNRTSFPTLTYKTGISTVANGTVRVLTTAAPSNIQLSKHPAPLPDTRNYAMNNPAWKLPPPAPSLKISKVANGIVLSWNMNLSDKYADIVSYQLYAYQEVNGISAATSLWKKVGDVRALPLPMACTLTQFSEGNNYYFAVRAVDTHSRKGQYSTPGNISL